AAAAAGTAAGGATTAGGTCTTTACAAACTAAGACGCTTTTATTATTATTCAAGCGTTAATAAGTACTTGGGCTGTTAGCTCAGTCGGTAGAGCAACGCCCTTTTAAGGCGTGGGTCGTTGGTTCGAATCCAACACAGCTCATTGGTTTATCCAAGTACGTGTCTTGTTCGTCTAGGGGTTAGGACACATGGTTTTCATCCATGCAACAGGGGTTCGATTCCCCTACGAGATGTCTGCTTTGAAAAAAGCAAAAAAGTAAAGATTAGGTCTTTACAAACTAGGACGCTTTTATTATTATTCAAGCGTTAAAAAGTACTTGGGCTGTTAGCTCAGTCGGTAGAGCAACGCCCTTTTAAGGCGTGGGTCGTTGGTTCGAATCCAACACAGCTCATTGGTTTATCCAAGTACGTGTCTTGTTCGTCTAGGGGTTAGGACACATGGTTTTCATCCATGCAACAGGGGTTCGATTCCCCTACGAGATGTAGAAAAGCAGATAATTTATTATCTGCTTTTTTTTTGCTCAAAATTATTATATATTTAATTGAACAGAGTGAGGTATAAGATGTCAAATAAAATTATATTAAAAGCTGATGCGTTAGATGGTTATTTAACCAATGAAGATAAAAAACATATAGATGATGTTACACTTTTATATGAAGAGACAATGAAACAATTTAAAATTCTTGATGAACAATCTGAGAATGATAATTTATATGATGAAACAAAAAAGAAAATAATTTCGCTGTATCAAGAGATGGGTGACTTAATGAAGGATATATCTAGTAGGGAAGAGAACCTAAAGATATATGCATTTGAAACTCATCAGACTAAACACGGAGAGGCTTCTAGGATCATTGCTAAACTAAGGGATGAGAAAACAGGGCACGAAGAGTTTGTTTATTATACTCAACGGGCTTTTGAGTTAATGTTTAACCTGGTTTATGGAGATGAAGCTGGTAAGAATAAGAATCATTTAGTGGTTAAAACTCCTGTTACACACCCTGTCCAGAACTATGCTGTTCATAAAATCCCAGATGTAGATAGTGCAATAAACAATACTGTTATGTGTGTCATGTTAAGAGGAGCACTTCTTCCATCTATGATTATGAGTAAGGAAATTCAGGAGTATTCATCAACTGGACATGTTACACCATTTGCTCTATTTAAGATTAAAAGGGATGATTCTAAACATGAAGCTGATATGGAGTATCTATTGGATCTTGATAAGTCATATTTCAACTTAGATGAGATGCAGGATAAAGACCTTATATTTGCTGACCCAATGAACGCAACAGGTGGAAGTATGGTAACTGTTGTTAAATATCTGTTAGATAGTGGTGTAAAGCCTCGTTCTATTAAGTTTATTAATGTTGTGTCAAGTTTAAAAGGTGCCCTGCAAATTTTAAGAGCTTTAGATAATATAACCTGTTATACATTATGGATGGATCCAATATTAAACGATAAAGCCTATATTTTACCTGGATTAGGGGATGCAGGTGATAGACTAAATGGAAAAGATGCGGATGAATATCCTAGGAATATGTTACAATTAGTTGCTGATTATGGGACTAATATTTCCCAATTGTATAGATCTCAGGTTCGTAAGATTGAAGAAACTATTCTGGGTTAATCTATCTTTTATACTACTGTTTTCATGTGTCTCAAATAAAGAAGAGATTGATATTGTTTTAGAGTACTACAATATTGGTAATGCCTTCTATGAGTTAGATCAATTTGATAAAGCAGAGGATTATTATCTTAGAGTATTAAAGATTGATCCAGATTTTCATAAAGCTAGGAACAACTTAGTTTATATATATGTAAAAAAACTTCAGTTTGACTTAGCTAAAGAGAATATTCAATATTTAAAAAATAGCGATAGTGAAAATATAGTTGTAAAAAAGCTAGATGCCTATGTTAAATATAAAGAAGGGAATCTTAAGGATTCTCTTAACCTCTATTTGGAGATATATAATGGGGGAGATAAGTCTAAGAGTGTAGCTATTAGTATTGTTAAACTTTATTATCAATTAAACGAATTTACTAAAGGGCTTAGTTTAATAGAAACACTTATTTTTGATAGTGAAGATTCGAACCTGTTTTTTATTGCTGCATTACTAGCAGAAGGTGCCGGAAATATAGAAAAAGCTATAACTTATTATGAGAATGC
Above is a genomic segment from Thiospirochaeta perfilievii containing:
- a CDS encoding uracil phosphoribosyltransferase: MSNKIILKADALDGYLTNEDKKHIDDVTLLYEETMKQFKILDEQSENDNLYDETKKKIISLYQEMGDLMKDISSREENLKIYAFETHQTKHGEASRIIAKLRDEKTGHEEFVYYTQRAFELMFNLVYGDEAGKNKNHLVVKTPVTHPVQNYAVHKIPDVDSAINNTVMCVMLRGALLPSMIMSKEIQEYSSTGHVTPFALFKIKRDDSKHEADMEYLLDLDKSYFNLDEMQDKDLIFADPMNATGGSMVTVVKYLLDSGVKPRSIKFINVVSSLKGALQILRALDNITCYTLWMDPILNDKAYILPGLGDAGDRLNGKDADEYPRNMLQLVADYGTNISQLYRSQVRKIEETILG
- a CDS encoding tetratricopeptide repeat protein; translation: MKKLFWVNLSFILLFSCVSNKEEIDIVLEYYNIGNAFYELDQFDKAEDYYLRVLKIDPDFHKARNNLVYIYVKKLQFDLAKENIQYLKNSDSENIVVKKLDAYVKYKEGNLKDSLNLYLEIYNGGDKSKSVAISIVKLYYQLNEFTKGLSLIETLIFDSEDSNLFFIAALLAEGAGNIEKAITYYENAIISGNKEEDIFTNLLALYKESKDYINQVRVLELIIKDFSGELKYNSLFLLSKIYFLENNDFSKGYSYLDKAITEGFNNKEEAEDLLKQPDLIEVDKIRQLFKENRILD